The Drosophila nasuta strain 15112-1781.00 chromosome 2L, ASM2355853v1, whole genome shotgun sequence genome window below encodes:
- the LOC132786820 gene encoding LOW QUALITY PROTEIN: gamma-aminobutyric acid type B receptor subunit 2 (The sequence of the model RefSeq protein was modified relative to this genomic sequence to represent the inferred CDS: deleted 1 base in 1 codon), with amino-acid sequence MRIIHVSQTTRYRQQRQQLQLQLQLRPQHQVSCWTWLMLLLLTLLLLLGGLAAAAAAMESSAELQASYIHNVELLTLPTSGDAIKQMPSNYNSNSNSNSNSDSNSNSDSDSNAFVGGSISSETHRNRPEPHVNWKSARTKVKRRQRLNSHSNLPTINAGLGGTTNLSSWQQQRYLKVNQVFESERRMSRDEIQRNHGKIVLLGLFELTTKRGPRPDGISELGAAKMAVEHINRKKLLPGYTLELVTNDTQCDPGVGVDRFFHAIYTQPSTRMMMLLGSACSEVTESLAKVVPYWNIVQVSFGSTSPALSDRREFPYFYRTVAPDSSHNPARIAFIRRFGWGTVTTFSQNDEIHSLAVNNLVTELEAANISCAATITFAATDFKEQLLLLRETDTRIIIGSFSQELAPQILCEAYRLRMFGADYAWILHESMGAPWWTNPKSPHHCTPHELQLAVENLIVVTSHNSIVGNNVSYSGLNNHMFNSQLRKQFSQFPDEDHRRGAPQSDLRAQKRQRQRKRRATSSHLLPEAISRYAPQTYDAVWAIALALRAAEEHWRQDAAQSKLDGFDYTRSDMAWEFLQQLGKLHFLGVSGPVSFSGPDRVGTTAFYQIQRGLLEPIALYYPATDALDFRCPRCRSVKWHSGQVPIAKRIFKLRVATIAPLAFYTIATLSSVGIALAIAFLAFNLHFRKLKAIKLSSPKLSNITAVGCIFVYATVILLGLDHSTLPSAEDSFATVCTARVYLLSAGFSLAFGSMFAKTYRVHRIFTRTGSVFKDKMLQDIQLILLVCGLLLVDALLVTLWVVADPMERHLHNLTLEISATDRSVVYQPQVEVCRSQHTQTWLSVLYAYKGLLLVVGVYMAWETRHVKIPALNDSQYIGVSVYSVVITSAIVVVLANLISERVTLAFITITALILTSTTATLCLLFIPKLHDIWARNDIIDPVIHSMGLKMECNTRRFVVDDRRELQYRVEVQNRVYKKEIQALDAEIRKLERLLESGLGTASTTTSSSTSLLTGHAHLKPELTVTSGISQPITLSNKSRTPSISGILPNLLLSVLPPVIPRASWPSAEYMQIPMRRSVTFASQPQLEEACLPAQDLINLRLAHQQATEAKTGLINRLRGIFSRTASSNKGSTASLADQKGLKAAFKSHMGLFTRLIPSSQTASCNAIYSNPNPVEAPNGCHLKPMHRGSLTKSGTHLDHLTKDPTFLPIPTISGERFDLQPVAEQDADGGKYVKLAETKVNFQLPSSRRPSMVQPAPSLRERVRGSPRFPHRILPPTCSLSALAESDDRCGGGSEASTIAGSCKSIPRISLQHATSGGNWKSMETAAKSRLSLDSEEPPNGKTSNGVA; translated from the exons ATGCGCATAATTCACGTGAGCCAAACGACGAGATATCgccagcagcgacagcagctccaactccaactccagctccGACCTCAACACCAGGTCAGTTGCTGGACATGGCTGATGTTGCTACTGTtaacgttgctgctgctgctcggtgGCCTGGCGGCGGCCGCAGCGGCGATGGAATCCTCCGCCGAGCTGCAGGCGAGCTACATTCACAATGTCGAGTTGTTGACGCTGCCAACGAGCGGCGACGCCATTAAGCAAATGCCAAGCAATTACAATTCCAACTcgaattccaattccaattccgactccaattccaactccgactccgactcgaATGCGTTTGTTGGCGGGTCAATTAGCAGTGAAACACATCGCAACCGTCCAGAGCCGCACGTCAACTGGAAAAGTGCGAGGACGAAAGTAAAGCGAAGGCAGCGGCTCAATTCGCACAGCAATTTGCCCACCATCAATGCGGGACTGGGGGGCACAACGAATCTCAgcagctggcagcagcagcgctaTTTGAAAGTGAACCAGGTGTTTGAGAGCGAACGTCGCATGTCGCGCGACGAGATTCAGCGCAATCATGGCAAAATTGTGCTCCTCGGACTCTTTGAGCTGACCACGAAACGAGGACCGAGGCCGGATGGGATCAGCGAACTGGGAGCTGCCAAAATGGCTGTGGAGCACATTAACCGCAAGAAATTGCTGCCTGGTTACACACTCGAGCTGGTGACCAACGACACCCAG TGTGATCCGGGCGTGGGCGTGGACCGCTTCTTTCATGCCATCTACACACAGCCCTCGACACgcatgatgatgctgctgggCTCCGCCTGCTCGGAGGTCACCGAAAGCCTAGCCAAGGTGGTTCCCTACTGGAACATCGTGCAG GTCTCCTTTGGCTCTACATCGCCAGCATTGAGCGATAGACGCGAATTCCCGTACTTCTATCGCACCGTGGCTCCCGACTCCTCTCACAATCCGGCGCGCATTGCGTTCATCCGTCGCTTTGGCTGGGGCACGGTGACGACATTCTCTCAGAACGATGAGATCCATTCGCTGGCTGTCAACAACTTGGTCACCGAGCTGGAGGCGGCCAACATTTCCTGCGCTGCGACAATCACATTTGCGGCAACCGATTTCaaggagcagctgctgctcctaAGG GAGACGGACACACGCATCATTATCGGCAGCTTCTCGCAGGAATTGGCACCCCAGATCCTGTGCGAAGCCTACAGGCTACGCATGTTTGGTGCCGACTACGCCTGGATTCTGCACGAGAGCATGGGAGCGCCTTGGTGGACGAACCCGAAGTCACCTCACCACTGCACTCCCCACGAGCTCCAATTGGCTGTGGAGAATCTGATAGTTGTGACGTCGCACAACAGCATCGTGGGAAATAATGTGAGCTACAGTGGACTG AACAATCACATGTTCAACTCACAGCTGCGTAAACAATTTTCCCAATTTCCCGACGAGGACCACAGGCGAGGAGCACCACAATCGGATTTGCGGGCACAAaagaggcagcggcagcgcaAGAGGCGTGCCACGTCCAGCCATTTGCTGCCCGAGGCCATCTCCCGCTATGCACCGCAAACATACGATGCCGTGTGGGCCATCGCCTTGGCTCTGCGTGCTGCCGAGGAACATTGGCGTCAGGATGCGGCTCAATCGAAGTTGGACGGCTTCGATTACACGCGCAGCGACATGGCCTGGGAGTTTCTGCAGCAGCTGGGCAAGCTGCACTTCCTCGGCGTATCA GGCCCCGTCTCTTTCAGTGGGCCAGATCGCGTGGGCACCACGGCCTTCTATCAGATCCAACGCGGCTTGCTGGAGCCCATCGCCCTCTATTATCCGGCCACAGATGCGCTGGACTTTCGCTGCCCCCGCTGTCGATCAGTCAAGTGGCATAGTGGCCAGGTGCCGATAGCGAAGCGTATCTTTAAGCTGCGTGTAGCAACGATTGCACCCCTGGCGTTCTACACAATTGCGACGCTCTCCAGCGTGGGCATCGCTCTGGCCATTGCCTTTCTCGCCTTCAATCTTCACTTTCGCAAGCTCAA AGCAATTAAACTTTCCAGCCCGAAGCTGAGCAACATCACCGCAGTGGGCTGCATCTTCGTTTATGCCACCGTCATCCTGCTGGGCCTTGACCACTCGACGCTGCCGTCGGCGGAAGACTCCTTTGCAACGGTTTGCACG GCACGCGTGTATCTGTTGTCGGCTGGTTTCTCGCTCGCCTTCGGCTCCATGTTCGCCAAGACATATCGGGTGCACCGCATTTTCACACGCACTGGCAGCGTGTTCAAGGACAAAATGCTGCAGGACATCCAGCTAATTCTGCTTGTGTGCGGCCTGTTGCTTGTCGATGCTCTCCTCGTCACTCTTTGGGTCGTCGCCGACCCCATGGAAcgacatttgcataatttgacACTCGAAATCAGCGCCACTGATCGGAGCGTTGTCTACCAGCCGCAG GTCGAAGTATGTCGCtcccaacacacacagacctGGCTGAGTGTCCTCTACGCCTACAAGGGTCTGCTGCTCGTCGTGGGCGTCTACATGGCCTGGGAAACGCGTCACGTTAAGATTCCCGCTCTCAACGATTCGCAGTACATCGGCGTGTCGGTCTATAGTGTGGTCATCACCAGTGCCATTGTTGTGGTCCTGGCCAACCTCATATCGGAGCGTGTCACGCTCGCCTTCATTACGATAACTGCTCTCATTCTGACCTCGACAACGGCCACGCTCTGTCTGCTGTTCATACCGAAGCTACACGACATCTGGGCACGCA ACGACATCATTGATCCAGTCATACACAGCATGGGCCTCAAGATGGAGTGCAACACGCGTCGCTTTGTGGTCGACGATCGACGCGAACTTCAGTATCGCGTCGAGGTTCAGAATCGTGTATACAAAAAGGAGATTCAAGCACTTGATGCGGAGATTAGAAAACTCGAGCGTCTGCTCGAGTCTGGCCTGGGCACCGCTTCGACCACAACCTCGTCGTCCACTTCGCTACTGACGGGTCACGCTCATCTCAAACCGGAACTAACAGTAACTAGTGGCATCTCCCAGCCCATTACATTGTCCAACAAATCCCGCACGCCAAGTATTTCGGGTATTCTGCCCAATCTGCTGCTCTCGGTGCTGCCTCCAGTTATTCCTCGTGCCAGCTGGCCATCGGCAGAGTACATGCAGATCCCGATGCGACGCTCGGTCACTTTTGCCTCGCAGCCACAGCTGGAAGAGGCATGTCTGCCTGCCCAGGACTTGATTAATCTGCGGCTGGCACATCAGCAAGCCACCGAGGCCAAGACGGGACTCATCAATCGCCTACGTGGCATCTTCTCGCGCACGGCAAGCAGTAACAAGGGCTCCACTGCCAGCCTGGCCGATCAGAAGGGTCTTAAGGCGGCCTTCAAGTCGCACATGGGTTTGTTCACCCGCCTGATTCCCTCCTCACAGACGGCGTCCTGCAACGCCATCTACAGCAATCCCAATCCTGTCGAAG CTCCCAATGGATGTCACCTGAAGCCCATGCATCGCGGTTCGCTGACAAAGAGTGGCACTCATCTCGATCATCTGACCAAGGATCCCACTTTCTTGCCTATTCCCACCATCTCTGGCGAGCGCTTCGATCTGCAGCCCGTCGCCGAGCAGGACGCGGACGGTGGCAAGTACGTGAAGCTGGCCGAGACTAAGGTAAACTTCCAGTTGCCTAGCAGTCGCCGTCCTTCGATGGTGCAGCCAGCACCGAGCTTAAGGGAGCGTGTGCGCGGCTCGCCCCGTTTTCCCCATCGCATTCTG CCCCCTACTTGCAGTCTGAGTGCATTGGCCGAGTCGGACGATCGCTGTGGCGGTGGCTCGGAGGCATCCACGATTGCAGGCAGCTGCAAGTCCATACCACGCATATCACTGCAGCACGCCACAAGCGGTGGTAACTGGAAGTCCATGGAGACGGCGGCCAAGTCGCGACTCTCGCTGGACTCGGAGGAGCCGCCAAACGGCAAGACCTCAAATGGGGTGGCCTAA